One stretch of Paracoccus liaowanqingii DNA includes these proteins:
- a CDS encoding ABC transporter permease has translation MSILKSREVVLGGVILLLLAAIASRFPGFVAPANLARVFTDTSPLILLALGQMAVILTKCIDLSVAANLALCGMVAALMDGMGVPMPVILGTVVAMGAGLGAINGALVWGLGIPSIVVTLGTMTIYRGSIFLLTEGAWINAHQMSDAFKAVPRQVIGGLPVMAWIAVGAIAGVAVLMTRTPLGRAFYAVGGNPHAAVYTGISVGRTQFAAFVLAGALAGLTGYLWVARYAVAYVDIAGGFELDVVAACVIGGIAIAGGAGTVAGAVMGALFLGIIKNALPVVGISPFWQMAISGAAILAAIAFNARRQGPGRIILKRAEVRT, from the coding sequence ATGAGCATCCTGAAATCGCGCGAGGTGGTGCTGGGCGGGGTGATCCTGCTGCTGCTGGCGGCCATCGCCAGCCGCTTTCCGGGCTTCGTCGCGCCTGCCAATCTGGCGCGCGTGTTCACCGACACCTCGCCGCTGATCCTGCTGGCGCTTGGGCAGATGGCGGTGATCCTGACGAAATGCATCGACCTGTCGGTGGCGGCCAATCTGGCGCTGTGCGGGATGGTGGCGGCGCTGATGGACGGGATGGGGGTGCCGATGCCCGTCATCCTGGGGACGGTCGTTGCGATGGGTGCGGGGCTGGGTGCGATCAACGGCGCGCTGGTCTGGGGCCTGGGCATCCCGTCCATCGTGGTGACGCTTGGGACGATGACGATCTATCGCGGCTCGATCTTCCTTCTGACCGAGGGCGCGTGGATCAACGCGCATCAGATGAGCGACGCCTTCAAGGCCGTGCCGCGCCAGGTGATCGGGGGCCTGCCGGTCATGGCCTGGATCGCGGTGGGGGCGATTGCCGGGGTCGCGGTGCTGATGACGCGCACGCCCCTGGGGCGGGCCTTCTATGCGGTGGGGGGCAATCCCCATGCGGCGGTCTATACCGGCATCTCGGTCGGGCGCACGCAGTTCGCGGCCTTCGTGCTGGCCGGCGCGCTGGCCGGGCTGACCGGCTATCTGTGGGTCGCGCGCTATGCGGTGGCCTATGTCGACATCGCGGGCGGGTTCGAGTTGGACGTGGTCGCCGCCTGCGTGATCGGCGGCATCGCCATCGCAGGGGGCGCGGGCACGGTGGCGGGCGCGGTCATGGGGGCCCTCTTTCTGGGCATCATCAAGAACGCGCTTCCGGTCGTGGGCATCTCGCCCTTCTGGCAGATGGCGATTTCCGGGGCGGCGATCCTGGCCGCCATCGCCTTCAACGCGCGCCGCCAGGGTCCCGGCCGCATCATCCTGAAACGGGCCGAGGTGCGGACATGA
- the rhaM gene encoding L-rhamnose mutarotase, whose protein sequence is MPKHAFRMQLNPGAAEEYRRRHDAIWPELAALLHEAGVRDYSIHLDEESHALFAVMWRAEDHSMDALPDHPVMRRWWAHMADLMQTNPDGSPVAVPLVPMFHLP, encoded by the coding sequence ATGCCAAAACACGCCTTTCGCATGCAGTTGAACCCGGGCGCGGCCGAGGAATACCGCCGCCGCCATGACGCGATCTGGCCCGAGCTGGCCGCCCTGCTGCACGAGGCGGGGGTGCGGGACTACTCGATCCATCTGGACGAGGAGAGCCACGCGCTGTTCGCCGTGATGTGGCGGGCCGAGGATCACAGCATGGACGCGCTGCCGGATCACCCGGTGATGCGGCGCTGGTGGGCGCATATGGCGGACCTGATGCAGACCAACCCGGACGGATCGCCCGTGGCCGTGCCGCTGGTGCCGATGTTCCACCTGCCATGA
- a CDS encoding ABC transporter permease, whose translation MSHSPQPGRVIPDRLTSPAVRALKSWEALLAVVAVTIFLLNAWASPYFLDPWNLSDATFNFTEKAMIAFAMALLIVSGEIDLSVGAIVALASTAMGVAMGMGAPTPVLVAVGLATGLACGAFNGALVARFGLPSIVVTIGTMSLFRGISYIVLGDRAFTGYPASFAWFGQGYVVWVITVELVIFAISAVVFAVLLHRTSFGRTVYAIGNNATAARFSGIRVDRVRFILFLLTGLMSGIAAVCLTSRLGSTRPSIAAGFELEVVTIVVLGGVSILGGSGTIPGVVLAAFVLGLVTFGLGLLNVPGIVMSIVVGLLLIGVIAVPRLISKLRT comes from the coding sequence ATGAGCCATTCTCCCCAACCCGGGCGCGTCATCCCCGACCGCCTGACCAGCCCCGCCGTCCGCGCGCTGAAAAGCTGGGAGGCCCTGCTGGCCGTCGTGGCGGTGACGATCTTCCTGCTGAATGCCTGGGCCTCGCCCTATTTCCTCGACCCGTGGAACCTGTCGGACGCGACCTTCAACTTCACCGAGAAGGCGATGATCGCCTTTGCCATGGCGTTGCTGATCGTGTCCGGAGAGATCGACCTGTCGGTGGGCGCCATCGTCGCGCTGGCCTCGACCGCGATGGGCGTGGCGATGGGGATGGGCGCGCCGACCCCGGTGCTGGTGGCGGTGGGTCTGGCCACGGGGCTGGCCTGCGGGGCCTTCAACGGGGCGCTGGTCGCGCGCTTCGGCCTGCCCTCGATCGTGGTCACCATCGGCACGATGAGCCTGTTCCGGGGCATCAGCTATATCGTGCTGGGCGACAGGGCCTTCACCGGCTATCCCGCCAGCTTCGCATGGTTCGGGCAGGGATATGTGGTCTGGGTCATCACGGTCGAGCTGGTGATCTTTGCGATCTCGGCCGTCGTCTTCGCCGTCCTTCTGCACCGCACCAGCTTTGGCCGCACCGTCTATGCCATCGGCAACAACGCCACCGCCGCGCGGTTCTCGGGCATCCGGGTGGACCGCGTGCGGTTCATCCTGTTCCTGCTGACCGGGCTGATGAGCGGGATCGCGGCGGTCTGCCTGACCTCTCGGCTCGGCTCAACCCGCCCCTCCATCGCGGCGGGGTTCGAGCTGGAGGTGGTGACCATCGTGGTCCTGGGCGGGGTCAGCATCCTCGGCGGATCGGGGACGATCCCCGGCGTGGTGCTGGCCGCCTTCGTGCTGGGGCTGGTGACCTTCGGGCTGGGCCTTCTGAACGTGCCGGGCATCGTGATGTCCATCGTGGTGGGCCTGCTGCTGATCGGGGTCATCGCCGTGCCCCGCCTGATTTCGAAACTGAGGACATGA